One candidate division WOR-3 bacterium DNA window includes the following coding sequences:
- the purF gene encoding amidophosphoribosyltransferase, which translates to MCGVVGILGKGNVVQEIYEGLLSLQHRGQDGAGIITHNGMFHLKKGVGLVLDVFKEKNLRRLQGNIGIGHVRYPTIGGGGSEDTQPFFVTNPYGIAMAHNGNVTNYFRLRQELTEKRLWSLNSYSDVEVILNIFADALLRQQKKNQKNIFSLIARGVREVFRKVEGSYSCVGLIAGRGLFAFRDPKGIKPLILGRKGDSYIFASESVCLDLLGYKLERDVKPGEVIFIDTNRQIFQEEVVKGSLSPCIFEYVYFARPDSVLDGISVYEARLRLGEYLGKECLKEGIKPDVVIPVPDTARAAATTVAEVLGVKLREGLIKNRYIQRTFIMPTQDLRRASVRQKLNPIKSEIVGKKILVVDDSIVRGTTSKEIISILRRCEPKEIYLAITCPPLRFPCVYGIDMMTRGEFIARKFSVERIQKMIGADRLIYQTYDGLISAVRGKDKDRKFCTACFNGEYPTKVKKEDFQAMERERCQWR; encoded by the coding sequence ATGTGCGGCGTCGTAGGAATTTTAGGAAAAGGGAATGTGGTTCAAGAGATTTACGAAGGTCTTTTATCCCTCCAACATCGGGGGCAGGATGGGGCAGGTATTATTACCCATAATGGAATGTTCCACCTCAAAAAGGGGGTTGGTTTAGTTTTAGATGTTTTTAAGGAAAAAAACCTGAGGCGATTGCAGGGGAATATCGGAATTGGGCATGTTCGGTACCCAACGATTGGGGGTGGGGGAAGTGAGGATACCCAACCCTTTTTCGTGACCAACCCCTATGGTATCGCAATGGCGCACAATGGGAATGTTACCAATTACTTTCGCCTCCGGCAGGAATTAACCGAAAAGAGGCTCTGGTCTTTAAATTCCTATTCGGATGTTGAGGTAATCTTAAATATCTTTGCCGATGCCCTTCTCCGGCAACAAAAGAAGAATCAGAAAAATATCTTTTCTTTAATTGCCCGGGGAGTGAGGGAGGTCTTCCGAAAAGTGGAAGGTAGTTATTCCTGTGTCGGATTGATTGCTGGCAGAGGACTTTTTGCTTTTCGGGATCCAAAGGGGATAAAACCCCTAATCTTGGGTAGGAAAGGAGATTCCTATATCTTTGCTTCGGAGAGCGTTTGCCTTGACCTCTTGGGTTATAAATTGGAAAGAGATGTGAAACCGGGTGAGGTGATATTTATTGATACCAACCGCCAGATATTCCAAGAGGAGGTAGTAAAAGGGAGTCTTTCTCCTTGCATTTTTGAATATGTCTATTTTGCCCGTCCGGATTCGGTTCTGGATGGAATTTCGGTTTACGAGGCGCGTCTGCGGTTGGGTGAATACTTAGGGAAAGAGTGCCTAAAGGAAGGGATAAAACCGGATGTGGTCATTCCGGTTCCTGATACCGCCCGGGCAGCCGCGACAACCGTGGCGGAAGTTTTGGGGGTGAAATTAAGAGAAGGTTTAATTAAAAATCGCTACATCCAAAGGACTTTTATTATGCCGACCCAGGATTTAAGAAGGGCATCGGTCCGGCAAAAATTAAATCCAATAAAGAGCGAAATCGTTGGCAAAAAGATTCTGGTTGTTGATGATTCTATTGTCCGGGGGACAACATCTAAGGAGATAATTAGTATTTTAAGGCGGTGCGAGCCAAAAGAGATCTATTTAGCCATCACCTGCCCCCCTTTAAGATTTCCCTGCGTTTACGGGATTGATATGATGACAAGGGGCGAATTTATCGCCCGAAAATTTTCCGTAGAGAGAATCCAAAAGATGATTGGAGCAGACCGGTTAATTTATCAGACCTATGATGGTTTAATCTCCGCGGTGCGGGGAAAAGATAAAGATAGGAAATTCTGCACCGCCTGCTTTAATGGCGAATACCCAACCAAGGTAAAAAAGGAAGACTTTCAGGCAATGGAAAGAGAACGCTGCCAGTGGCGATAG
- a CDS encoding glutamate mutase L, producing MVKEDLKRILATDCGSTTTKAILIEKRGEEYRLVVRGEAPTTVEAPFEDVTKGVLNATREVEELSGVKILDGENLIKPYKNEKEGIDIYVSTSSAGGGLQMMVAGVVLTMTAESAQRAALGAGAIVMDVIASNDGRLPHEKIERIRHLRPDMILLSGGVDGGTISHVVELAELIRASDPRPRFGTGYELPVIYAGNVNAREHIIKILKDKTALVVVENIRPVLERENLQPARNRIHDLYMEHVMAHAPGYKKLQSWTDAPIMPTPGAVGLLIEKIGRSENIEILGVDIGGATTDVFSVFRDHQAEGEPLVFNRTVSANLGMSYSISNVLVEAGVENIMRWVPFEISEKDLRNRIRNKMIRPTTIPQSLEDLMIEQALAREALRLALEQHKTMAVGLKGVQQARTISDAFAQTLTGETLVNLLSLNLIVGSGGILSHAPRRIQSALMMIDAFLPEGITKLAVDSIFMMPHLGVLSTVHEKAARDVFERDCLIKLGTCIAPLGEGKEGQKCLTLKIFQPEGRIETRIVNFGEIILIPLGLNERVKMEIIPEKGFDLGPGKGKKIETEMEGGVCGIIVDCRGRRPFNLPSDKNKRIEALKKWALALNLYPKI from the coding sequence ATGGTTAAAGAAGATCTGAAAAGGATTTTAGCCACGGATTGTGGCTCAACAACCACCAAAGCCATTTTAATTGAGAAGCGGGGCGAAGAGTATCGGCTGGTTGTACGGGGAGAAGCGCCGACAACCGTTGAGGCGCCTTTTGAAGATGTGACCAAGGGCGTGCTCAATGCCACGCGGGAAGTGGAGGAATTGAGCGGCGTCAAGATTTTAGACGGTGAGAATTTGATTAAGCCTTATAAGAATGAGAAGGAAGGAATTGATATCTATGTCTCAACCTCTTCGGCGGGTGGCGGTTTACAGATGATGGTGGCAGGAGTGGTCTTAACCATGACCGCGGAAAGTGCCCAAAGGGCGGCATTAGGTGCCGGAGCGATTGTGATGGATGTGATCGCCTCTAATGATGGGCGGCTACCCCACGAGAAGATTGAAAGAATAAGGCATCTGAGACCGGATATGATTCTCCTTTCCGGCGGTGTTGATGGCGGCACCATCTCCCATGTTGTGGAACTGGCGGAATTGATCCGGGCATCTGATCCTCGTCCCCGTTTCGGAACCGGTTATGAGTTGCCCGTGATTTATGCCGGAAATGTCAATGCCCGGGAGCATATTATTAAGATCTTAAAGGATAAGACCGCTCTGGTGGTTGTGGAGAATATAAGACCGGTTTTAGAAAGGGAGAACCTCCAGCCCGCCCGAAACCGCATCCACGATTTGTATATGGAACATGTGATGGCTCATGCCCCGGGTTATAAAAAACTCCAATCCTGGACCGATGCGCCAATTATGCCTACGCCGGGGGCGGTTGGTCTTTTGATTGAGAAGATTGGCCGGAGTGAAAATATTGAAATTTTGGGTGTGGATATTGGTGGGGCAACGACCGATGTCTTTTCCGTGTTTCGTGACCATCAGGCAGAAGGGGAACCATTGGTTTTCAACCGAACGGTGAGTGCCAATTTGGGAATGTCTTATAGTATCTCTAATGTTTTAGTGGAAGCAGGTGTGGAAAATATTATGCGTTGGGTGCCTTTTGAGATTAGCGAGAAGGATTTAAGGAATCGGATCCGGAATAAGATGATTAGACCAACGACCATCCCCCAATCCTTAGAAGATTTAATGATTGAGCAGGCATTAGCGCGTGAGGCTTTGCGTCTTGCCTTAGAACAGCATAAAACAATGGCGGTAGGTTTGAAAGGGGTTCAGCAGGCAAGAACAATCTCCGATGCCTTTGCCCAGACCCTCACGGGTGAAACCTTAGTCAATTTACTCTCCTTAAATTTAATTGTCGGTTCCGGTGGAATTCTCTCTCATGCCCCGAGGCGGATCCAATCGGCTTTAATGATGATTGACGCCTTCCTACCAGAGGGAATCACGAAATTGGCAGTGGATAGCATCTTTATGATGCCCCATCTGGGTGTCCTTTCCACAGTACACGAGAAAGCAGCCCGGGATGTCTTTGAAAGGGATTGCCTAATTAAATTAGGCACCTGTATCGCTCCCCTCGGCGAAGGAAAAGAAGGGCAGAAATGCCTCACCCTAAAAATTTTCCAACCCGAAGGGAGGATTGAGACCCGGATAGTAAATTTTGGTGAGATAATCTTAATTCCGCTCGGTTTGAATGAAAGAGTAAAAATGGAGATTATTCCGGAGAAAGGGTTTGATTTGGGTCCGGGAAAGGGGAAGAAGATAGAGACGGAGATGGAAGGGGGCGTCTGTGGGATAATTGTTGACTGCCGGGGGAGAAGACCCTTTAATTTGCCCTCCGATAAAAATAAACGGATTGAGGCACTGAAAAAATGGGCGCTCGCCCTTAATCTCTATCCCAAAATTTAA
- the gcvPB gene encoding aminomethyl-transferring glycine dehydrogenase subunit GcvPB, whose protein sequence is MKTIFEHSTPGKRGYYLPPLDLPEKELTDFIPKEYLRENLPLPEVSEVEVVRHFVNLSTLNHHVDKGFYPLGSCTMKYNPKVNETIASFPSFTNTHPWQEEETVQGNLFLMSELGKLLLTIVGMDAITLQPAAGAHGEFTSLLIVRKYFKDRGEKRERILIPDSAHGTNPASVTMSGHRVEVIPSDETGQISLTKLRERIGEDCACLMVTNPNTLGIFEERILEIAEICHSYGTLLYLDGANLNAYLGYHRPGDAGFDLVHLNLHKTFSTPHGGGGPGAGPVCAKKFLEPYLPIPRLIREGEKFRFDWEKGKSIGKIQAFYGNFLVLVKAFTYIRMLGPDGLRDCAESAVLNANYIRKSLEGYYHLPYKTPTMHECVFSAENLKKYGVRALDVAKRLLDFGLHAPTMYFPLIVHEALMIEPTETESKEVLDEFIKRMIQIAEEAKTNPEILQKAPHQTPVKRLDEAKAARDLILRYQK, encoded by the coding sequence ATGAAGACAATCTTTGAACATTCTACGCCGGGGAAGAGGGGCTATTATCTCCCACCCCTGGATTTGCCAGAAAAGGAACTGACAGATTTTATACCAAAAGAATATCTGAGAGAAAATTTACCCCTCCCCGAGGTGAGCGAAGTAGAAGTGGTGAGGCATTTTGTCAACCTTTCCACCCTTAATCACCATGTGGATAAGGGATTTTATCCCCTCGGTTCCTGTACGATGAAGTATAATCCCAAGGTGAACGAGACCATCGCCTCTTTTCCATCTTTTACCAATACCCACCCCTGGCAAGAGGAAGAGACGGTTCAGGGAAATCTATTTTTAATGAGCGAATTGGGCAAACTCCTTCTGACCATTGTGGGAATGGATGCGATTACCCTGCAACCGGCGGCGGGTGCCCATGGTGAGTTCACTTCCCTTTTAATTGTCCGGAAATACTTTAAGGATAGAGGGGAGAAAAGGGAACGGATTTTAATTCCGGACTCCGCCCACGGGACCAATCCGGCAAGTGTCACGATGTCGGGCCATCGGGTAGAAGTTATTCCTTCTGATGAAACCGGGCAGATTTCCTTAACGAAACTGAGAGAGAGGATTGGTGAAGATTGCGCCTGTTTGATGGTGACCAATCCCAATACCTTAGGAATCTTTGAGGAGAGGATATTAGAGATTGCCGAGATTTGCCATTCCTACGGCACCCTTTTATATTTAGACGGAGCCAATCTTAACGCCTATTTGGGTTATCACCGACCGGGTGATGCCGGATTTGACCTGGTCCATCTCAACCTCCATAAGACCTTTTCCACCCCTCACGGCGGTGGTGGTCCAGGAGCTGGTCCAGTCTGCGCCAAAAAGTTTTTGGAACCGTATCTACCAATCCCCAGATTGATAAGAGAAGGGGAGAAGTTTAGATTTGATTGGGAAAAGGGAAAGAGTATTGGGAAAATCCAAGCATTTTATGGTAATTTCTTGGTTCTCGTTAAAGCCTTCACTTATATCCGGATGCTCGGTCCTGATGGTTTAAGGGATTGTGCGGAATCTGCGGTCTTGAATGCCAACTATATCCGGAAGTCTTTGGAAGGCTATTATCATTTACCCTATAAAACACCAACGATGCACGAATGTGTCTTTTCTGCAGAAAACTTAAAGAAATACGGAGTAAGGGCATTGGATGTGGCAAAACGCCTATTAGATTTTGGCTTACATGCCCCAACAATGTATTTTCCTTTGATTGTCCACGAGGCTCTGATGATTGAACCGACAGAAACCGAATCTAAGGAAGTCTTGGATGAATTTATCAAGAGGATGATTCAGATTGCCGAGGAAGCAAAGACCAACCCTGAGATTTTGCAGAAGGCACCCCATCAGACACCGGTGAAGAGATTGGACGAGGCAAAAGCGGCAAGGGATTTGATATTGCGCTACCAAAAATGA
- a CDS encoding DUF6485 family protein has protein sequence MECNLNKNLKNCTCTYEPCSKKGRCCECILYHRKNGELPGCFFPPDLEKTYDRSISNFLKAYKRL, from the coding sequence ATGGAATGTAATCTCAATAAAAACTTAAAAAATTGCACCTGCACTTATGAGCCTTGCTCTAAAAAGGGTAGATGCTGCGAATGTATTTTATACCATCGGAAAAATGGAGAACTCCCCGGTTGCTTCTTCCCTCCGGACTTAGAAAAAACTTACGACCGTTCAATTAGTAATTTCCTTAAAGCCTATAAGAGACTATGA
- the gcvPA gene encoding aminomethyl-transferring glycine dehydrogenase subunit GcvPA, protein MKYTPHTEEEKREMLARIGVSSLSELFSQIPEKILLKGDLPLPPSLSEFEVRKLVKAIGEKNETTDEFINFLGGGVYDHIIPAVIPHILQRSEYYTAYTPYQAEVSQGTLQTIFEFQSLICELFNMEIANASMYDGASALAEGCLMAVAIKKKKKILLADSLNPLYKMVIETYLEGTEIEPVYLPTPKGRIELDILEKIVDPSFSAVVVQNPNFFGILEPVKEMATIIHKNDCLFLLSCDPISLGIILPPGDYGADIAVGEGQSLGIPPSFGGPYLGLFTTKKEFIRFMPGRLVGKTIDRDGNPGYVLTLQTREQHIKRERATSNICTNSALCALAATIYLSLLGKRGLREVASQCLHKAHYLLERIEEETNFRRAFPLPFFKEFVLKGKKGIWPKILKDLREKKIFGGVHLGRFNEDWEDLLLVAVTEKRTKEELDFFVSALKEIGARYGM, encoded by the coding sequence ATGAAATATACCCCCCATACCGAAGAGGAGAAGAGAGAGATGCTTGCCCGGATTGGCGTCTCCTCTCTTTCTGAACTCTTTTCCCAAATCCCAGAGAAAATTTTATTGAAAGGGGACCTCCCTCTCCCTCCGTCTCTTTCCGAGTTTGAGGTGAGAAAATTGGTAAAAGCGATTGGCGAGAAGAATGAGACAACTGATGAGTTCATTAACTTTTTAGGCGGTGGGGTCTATGACCACATCATCCCCGCAGTCATCCCCCATATCTTACAGCGGAGCGAGTATTATACCGCCTACACCCCATACCAGGCGGAAGTCTCTCAGGGGACTTTACAAACTATCTTTGAGTTCCAATCTTTAATTTGTGAACTTTTCAATATGGAGATTGCCAATGCCTCAATGTACGATGGGGCGAGTGCCTTAGCCGAAGGTTGTCTGATGGCGGTGGCGATTAAGAAGAAAAAGAAGATTCTTTTGGCTGATTCCCTCAATCCCCTTTATAAAATGGTGATTGAGACCTACTTAGAAGGAACCGAAATTGAACCAGTTTATTTACCAACTCCCAAGGGCCGGATTGAGTTAGATATTTTGGAGAAAATAGTTGACCCTTCCTTCTCGGCGGTGGTCGTCCAAAATCCCAATTTCTTCGGCATTTTAGAACCGGTAAAAGAAATGGCAACAATTATTCATAAAAACGATTGTCTCTTCCTTCTTTCTTGCGACCCAATCTCTTTAGGTATCATTTTACCACCGGGTGATTACGGAGCAGACATTGCGGTTGGGGAAGGGCAATCCTTAGGAATCCCTCCCTCTTTTGGTGGTCCTTACCTCGGCCTTTTTACCACGAAGAAGGAGTTCATTCGTTTTATGCCTGGCAGGTTGGTTGGGAAGACAATTGACCGAGATGGCAACCCGGGTTATGTCTTAACCTTACAGACGAGAGAACAACACATAAAGAGAGAAAGGGCAACTTCCAATATCTGCACCAATTCTGCGCTCTGCGCCTTAGCCGCGACCATCTATCTCTCCCTTTTGGGGAAAAGGGGTTTAAGAGAGGTGGCGAGTCAATGTCTCCATAAAGCCCATTATCTCTTAGAAAGGATTGAAGAAGAGACCAATTTCCGCCGGGCATTTCCCCTTCCCTTTTTCAAAGAATTTGTCCTGAAAGGGAAAAAAGGAATCTGGCCCAAAATTCTTAAAGATTTAAGGGAGAAAAAGATTTTCGGAGGTGTCCATCTGGGAAGATTTAATGAGGATTGGGAAGACCTTCTGTTGGTTGCGGTTACGGAAAAAAGGACAAAAGAGGAGTTGGATTTCTTCGTTTCCGCTTTAAAGGAAATAGGAGCTCGTTATGGAATGTAA
- the gcvH gene encoding glycine cleavage system protein GcvH, with protein sequence MSLVPDDLFYTKTHEWVKIEDNTALCGITDFAQKELSDIVYVDITEMGKELNQGERFGTIEAVKTVSDLYLPVSGEIIQVNDLIKNDPGIINQEPYGRGWIIKIRIKNKEELKNLLKAEDYKKHIGEV encoded by the coding sequence ATGAGTTTGGTCCCTGATGATTTATTTTATACCAAAACCCACGAATGGGTGAAAATAGAGGATAACACCGCCCTTTGCGGGATTACTGACTTTGCCCAGAAAGAACTTTCCGATATCGTTTATGTGGACATTACGGAGATGGGAAAAGAGTTAAACCAAGGGGAGAGGTTTGGGACAATTGAAGCGGTGAAGACGGTTTCTGATTTGTATCTACCCGTTTCCGGAGAAATAATCCAAGTGAATGATTTAATAAAAAATGACCCCGGAATTATTAATCAGGAGCCTTATGGTAGAGGTTGGATTATTAAAATTAGAATTAAGAATAAAGAAGAATTGAAAAATCTTCTCAAAGCCGAAGATTATAAGAAGCACATTGGAGAAGTATGA
- the gcvT gene encoding glycine cleavage system aminomethyltransferase GcvT, which produces MRTPFYDFHCQWQGKMIDFFGFEMPLYYQGIIPEHLAVRNSCGLFDVSHMGRVEIRGKDAINFVDFVTTNAVKELKPYQAQYSVFCYESGGIVDDLVVYNLEDHFLLVVNASNREKDINWLKKNLSGEVEIIDRTFEIAQLALQGPKAEEILGKITNSSLSEIKFYWAKRVKVAEVECLVSRTGYTGEDGFELYFSKDEAPKIWPALFNAGKEFNLVPCGLGARNTLRLEMRYCLYGNDITAETDPLSAGLGFVVKLNKGDFIGKPALEGIKKGGLKRKLVGFEVAGERVAREHFKILNEKREEIGFVTSGSFSPSLKKPIGLGYVAIEYSEIGTPLFFLSPRGEELKGVVVKTPFYKMGSLKRG; this is translated from the coding sequence ATGAGAACTCCTTTTTATGATTTCCACTGCCAATGGCAGGGGAAGATGATTGATTTTTTTGGGTTTGAGATGCCTTTATATTATCAAGGGATAATTCCCGAACATCTGGCGGTAAGGAACTCTTGTGGTCTCTTTGATGTCTCCCATATGGGAAGGGTAGAGATTAGGGGAAAGGATGCTATAAATTTTGTTGACTTTGTCACGACCAATGCGGTAAAGGAGTTAAAGCCCTACCAGGCGCAATATTCGGTCTTCTGTTATGAGAGCGGCGGGATTGTTGATGACTTAGTGGTTTATAATTTAGAAGACCATTTCTTATTAGTAGTTAATGCCTCAAATCGGGAAAAGGATATAAATTGGTTAAAAAAGAATCTCTCTGGGGAAGTAGAAATTATTGACCGAACTTTTGAGATTGCCCAACTTGCCCTCCAAGGCCCAAAGGCAGAAGAGATTTTAGGTAAAATAACCAACTCTTCACTCTCGGAAATAAAATTCTATTGGGCAAAGAGGGTAAAGGTCGCAGAGGTAGAATGTTTGGTCTCACGCACCGGTTATACCGGGGAAGATGGTTTTGAGTTATATTTTTCCAAGGACGAGGCACCAAAGATTTGGCCGGCACTCTTTAATGCGGGCAAAGAATTTAATTTAGTCCCTTGTGGTTTAGGCGCCCGAAATACTTTAAGGTTGGAGATGAGATATTGCCTCTACGGCAATGATATCACCGCGGAGACCGATCCTCTTTCTGCGGGTCTCGGATTTGTTGTCAAATTGAATAAGGGAGATTTTATCGGTAAGCCTGCCTTAGAAGGAATAAAGAAAGGAGGCTTGAAGAGAAAGTTAGTCGGCTTTGAAGTGGCAGGAGAGAGGGTTGCCCGAGAGCATTTTAAGATTCTGAACGAAAAGAGAGAGGAGATTGGTTTTGTTACCAGTGGCAGTTTTTCCCCATCTTTGAAGAAACCGATTGGTTTGGGCTATGTGGCAATAGAGTACTCGGAAATTGGTACCCCCCTCTTCTTCCTTTCCCCTCGGGGAGAGGAATTAAAAGGGGTAGTTGTTAAGACACCTTTTTATAAAATGGGTAGCCTAAAAAGAGGATAA
- a CDS encoding glycosyl hydrolase family 18 protein has protein sequence MRLRKLPSITREIYGYNPYWVDERWFHYDLLTRIGLFDVTLEPDGSITNAHNFPGRWARVIDRAHRNGVKCEMVATCFGWWNIHQAIRAPAAIPNLVALAESSGVDGINIDFEDILSSDRDTVVLFMQRLSAACWASGLELTMATMPLDFANAYDFRALAETTDGLFIMGYNFHWQSCPEAGPVAPLFGWEYYGNLQMTLNEYLNEIGNGRKLYLGVPYYGFQWPTLAETTHSRTSGPGEVIYYAEASNRAREYGYLWDEESQTPWYRFHSGVWNQGWFDDDSSLFLKYQEVHEHDLLGAGIWALGYDGPRRELWATLRESFNRPQEDFTNGDCEIWQLDTSAVPSDTSPNPLGWYEGRKAQYRRETEIVRTGSASIRHIPDSLGYPWPVTSRLFQDVLVTPGLFYEFSGWSYKNDHRGNRTYLLLQWFDSTHRVIGSVSSQVLSTDSASWRFLTTGRVIAPSHSQFARLSPLIEGWGGADFWDDLDFSPGNKIEETTSLDTWVLNLPTVVHHNLRMPLIKSNYRVELLSATGQKVMDLSPGGNNISFLPAGIYFIKINPGNIAKKIILAE, from the coding sequence TTGCGACTAAGGAAATTACCATCAATCACGCGGGAAATTTATGGCTATAACCCATACTGGGTTGATGAACGCTGGTTTCACTACGATTTATTAACTCGCATCGGTCTATTTGATGTGACTCTGGAACCAGATGGTTCAATCACCAATGCCCATAACTTTCCCGGTCGTTGGGCAAGAGTGATTGACCGGGCGCACCGCAATGGTGTGAAGTGCGAAATGGTGGCAACCTGTTTTGGCTGGTGGAATATTCACCAAGCAATCCGGGCTCCAGCCGCCATTCCTAATTTAGTAGCGTTGGCGGAATCGTCCGGAGTAGACGGAATTAATATTGATTTTGAAGATATTTTAAGTTCGGACCGCGATACAGTAGTCCTTTTTATGCAAAGGCTATCCGCCGCGTGCTGGGCTTCTGGCCTGGAATTGACGATGGCAACGATGCCCTTAGATTTCGCCAACGCCTATGATTTCCGGGCGCTTGCCGAAACCACCGATGGTCTTTTTATTATGGGCTACAACTTCCACTGGCAAAGTTGTCCAGAGGCAGGACCAGTTGCCCCGCTCTTTGGCTGGGAATATTACGGAAATTTGCAAATGACCCTAAATGAATACCTGAACGAAATTGGCAACGGAAGAAAACTTTATTTAGGGGTGCCTTACTATGGTTTTCAGTGGCCAACCTTAGCGGAGACCACCCATTCTCGAACTTCTGGTCCGGGTGAGGTAATTTACTACGCAGAGGCGTCAAACCGGGCAAGAGAATATGGTTACCTCTGGGATGAGGAATCCCAGACACCTTGGTACCGATTTCACAGCGGGGTCTGGAATCAGGGTTGGTTTGACGATGATTCCAGTCTCTTTCTTAAATACCAAGAAGTCCACGAACACGATCTCTTAGGCGCCGGTATTTGGGCGCTCGGCTATGATGGTCCTCGTCGAGAACTTTGGGCAACGCTGCGCGAGAGCTTTAACCGACCGCAGGAAGATTTCACTAACGGTGATTGTGAAATTTGGCAACTTGATACATCGGCAGTACCCAGCGATACCAGTCCGAATCCTTTAGGCTGGTATGAGGGGCGTAAAGCCCAATACCGACGCGAGACAGAAATCGTGCGAACCGGGAGCGCAAGCATTCGTCACATCCCGGATTCTCTCGGTTATCCTTGGCCGGTCACTTCCAGACTATTTCAGGATGTATTGGTGACACCCGGTCTTTTCTATGAGTTCTCCGGCTGGTCTTATAAGAATGACCACCGGGGTAACCGGACTTATCTTCTTCTCCAGTGGTTTGACTCCACCCATAGGGTAATTGGCAGTGTCTCTTCCCAAGTGCTCAGTACCGACAGCGCTTCTTGGCGCTTTTTGACCACCGGCCGGGTTATTGCTCCTTCCCATTCCCAATTCGCCCGCCTCTCCCCTTTAATTGAAGGCTGGGGCGGTGCGGACTTTTGGGACGACTTAGACTTCAGTCCGGGTAATAAGATTGAAGAAACAACCAGTCTTGATACCTGGGTTTTAAATCTCCCCACAGTTGTTCACCACAATTTAAGAATGCCCCTAATTAAAAGTAATTACCGAGTAGAACTTTTAAGCGCCACCGGTCAAAAGGTGATGGATTTGTCACCTGGTGGCAACAATATTTCCTTCCTACCAGCAGGCATCTATTTTATAAAAATCAATCCCGGAAACATCGCCAAAAAAATAATTTTAGCAGAATAG
- the amrS gene encoding AmmeMemoRadiSam system radical SAM enzyme, with protein sequence MGSYYSSPRHYLFAPILGVFILLFSLLGFGRSEGEREAMFYKKLEGNKVVCELCPRYCLIEPHKRGFCRNRENRNGRLYSIVYAYPCSVNREPIEKAPFFHFLPGELRLTLATVSCNQRCKYCQNWEISQRSLEEVPSFYLPPEEVVKTAKKWGVKIICFTYTEPIVFYEYMYDIAKLARKEGIKSVVVTGGYINEIPLRELCKVVDGIKVDLKGFNEDFYEKTCSSTLQPVLDALKIIREEGVWLEIVNLVVPSLNDDLKEIKKMCQWIKENLGEDVPLHFTRFFPNYKLQQLPPTPIKTLEAAHQVARECGLKYVYLGNCPGHKFENTYCPKCGTLLIKRVGITMTENHLKDGKCPKCGEKIPGIFTLIQKNMTSAARRKNEE encoded by the coding sequence ATGGGCTCATATTATTCTTCCCCACGCCATTACCTCTTTGCCCCGATCCTTGGAGTTTTTATTCTCCTCTTCTCCCTCCTCGGCTTCGGACGAAGTGAAGGAGAGAGGGAGGCAATGTTTTATAAAAAGTTGGAAGGGAATAAAGTTGTCTGCGAACTCTGCCCCCGCTACTGCTTAATTGAACCGCATAAAAGGGGGTTCTGCCGGAACCGGGAAAACAGGAACGGTAGACTCTATTCCATCGTCTATGCTTATCCCTGCTCTGTCAATCGGGAGCCAATTGAGAAGGCACCATTTTTTCACTTTCTCCCCGGAGAACTCCGTCTCACCCTGGCAACCGTCTCCTGCAATCAACGTTGTAAATACTGTCAGAATTGGGAGATCTCCCAACGTAGTTTAGAAGAAGTACCCAGTTTCTATCTCCCTCCCGAAGAGGTGGTGAAGACCGCCAAGAAGTGGGGGGTGAAGATAATCTGCTTCACTTATACCGAACCAATCGTCTTTTATGAATATATGTATGATATCGCCAAGTTGGCAAGAAAGGAAGGGATAAAATCAGTTGTGGTCACCGGGGGCTATATTAACGAAATCCCTCTGAGGGAATTGTGTAAGGTGGTTGATGGAATAAAGGTTGATCTGAAGGGTTTTAACGAAGATTTTTACGAAAAGACCTGCTCCTCAACCCTCCAACCAGTCCTGGATGCCTTAAAGATAATTAGAGAGGAAGGAGTCTGGTTGGAAATTGTCAATCTGGTGGTACCTTCTCTCAATGATGACTTAAAAGAGATAAAGAAGATGTGCCAGTGGATAAAGGAAAACTTGGGAGAAGATGTTCCTTTACATTTTACCCGCTTCTTCCCCAATTATAAGTTACAGCAACTACCGCCGACCCCAATCAAGACCTTAGAAGCCGCGCACCAGGTGGCCAGGGAATGTGGTTTGAAGTATGTCTATCTGGGAAACTGCCCGGGGCATAAGTTTGAGAATACCTATTGTCCGAAGTGCGGTACTCTTTTGATCAAGAGGGTCGGTATCACAATGACCGAAAACCACCTGAAAGATGGGAAATGTCCAAAATGCGGGGAGAAGATTCCGGGGATTTTTACTTTGATCCAAAAGAATATGACCTCTGCGGCAAGAAGAAAAAATGAAGAGTAA